The Tripterygium wilfordii isolate XIE 37 chromosome 4, ASM1340144v1, whole genome shotgun sequence genome has a window encoding:
- the LOC119997070 gene encoding uncharacterized protein LOC119997070 isoform X1, whose translation MDFSNMPGTQANNLPGMPSNPPAATMDPYSSNYSNLYYPSLLESQNPNSHQSYAEKTPIPAVAVDASAALSSYTHALYHGSCDASLGYYSDPNLQNWAANEAIRQYVSDPAALGGTVQGIAMPVSRTEQLTIGKPSSTLWGNLTVQSGKTVHWKKLLKKTKIVQSAYCEICKVDCNSKEVLDQHRLGKKHKKNFEKLLAASAPAPSASAVSNGPLIGPLENPNKSTDKQNSKKKAAEPVEDLETKRRKIVQGGAAVEAVRTCGVCNVVCNSDTVFKYHIAGQKHAAMLKKLAAGLGLATAPP comes from the exons ATGGACTTCAGTAATATGCCTGGAACGCAAGCGAACAATTTGCCTGGAATGCCCTCAAACCCACCGGCAGCAACGATGGACCCATACTCTTCCAATTACAGCAACTTATATTACCCTTCACTCCTAGAAtctcaaaaccctaattctcaTCAATCTTACGCTGAAAAAACACCGATACCCGCTGTTGCAGTTGACGCTTCCGCCGCCCTCAGCTCCTACACGCATGCCCTTTATCATGGCAGCTGCGACGCGTCGCTTGGGTATTACTCCGATCCCAATTTACAAAATTGGGCCGCTAACGAGGCCATCCGGCAATATGTCTCCGACCCAGCTGCATTGGGAGGCACTGTT CAGGGTATTGCGATGCCTGTAAGCAGAACTGAACAGTTGACTATTGGAAAACCTAGCTCCACCTTGTGGGGTAATCTTACAGTTCAGTCTGGTAAAACAGTCCATTGGAAGAAGCTATTGAAGAAGACAAAGATTGTGCAGTCTGCATACTGTGAAATTTGCAAAGTTGACTGTAACAGTAAGGAGGTGCTTGACCAGCATAGATTGGGGAAAAAACATAAGAAGAACTTCGAGAAATTGCTGGCAGCAAGTGCCCCTGCTCCCAGTGCTTCAGCAGTATCAAATGGTCCACTTATTGGTCCACTAGAAAACCCTAATAAAAGCACAGACAAGCAAAATAGTAAAAAGAAAGCAGCAGAACCAGTTGAGGACTTGGAGACCAAGAGAAGGAAAATTGTTCAAGGTGGAGCAGCAGTGGAGGCTGTTAGAACATGTGGAGTTTGTAATGTGGTGTGCAATAGTGATACAGTCTTCAAATACCATATTGCAGGACAAAAGCATGCTGCTATGCTGAAAAAACTTGCAGCCGGATTAGGCTTGGCGACTGCACCACCCTAA
- the LOC119997070 gene encoding uncharacterized protein LOC119997070 isoform X2 has translation MDFSNMPGTQANNLPGMPSNPPAATMDPYSSNYSNLYYPSLLESQNPNSHQSYAEKTPIPAVAVDASAALSSYTHALYHGSCDASLGYYSDPNLQNWAANEAIRQYVSDPAALGGTVGIAMPVSRTEQLTIGKPSSTLWGNLTVQSGKTVHWKKLLKKTKIVQSAYCEICKVDCNSKEVLDQHRLGKKHKKNFEKLLAASAPAPSASAVSNGPLIGPLENPNKSTDKQNSKKKAAEPVEDLETKRRKIVQGGAAVEAVRTCGVCNVVCNSDTVFKYHIAGQKHAAMLKKLAAGLGLATAPP, from the exons ATGGACTTCAGTAATATGCCTGGAACGCAAGCGAACAATTTGCCTGGAATGCCCTCAAACCCACCGGCAGCAACGATGGACCCATACTCTTCCAATTACAGCAACTTATATTACCCTTCACTCCTAGAAtctcaaaaccctaattctcaTCAATCTTACGCTGAAAAAACACCGATACCCGCTGTTGCAGTTGACGCTTCCGCCGCCCTCAGCTCCTACACGCATGCCCTTTATCATGGCAGCTGCGACGCGTCGCTTGGGTATTACTCCGATCCCAATTTACAAAATTGGGCCGCTAACGAGGCCATCCGGCAATATGTCTCCGACCCAGCTGCATTGGGAGGCACTGTT GGTATTGCGATGCCTGTAAGCAGAACTGAACAGTTGACTATTGGAAAACCTAGCTCCACCTTGTGGGGTAATCTTACAGTTCAGTCTGGTAAAACAGTCCATTGGAAGAAGCTATTGAAGAAGACAAAGATTGTGCAGTCTGCATACTGTGAAATTTGCAAAGTTGACTGTAACAGTAAGGAGGTGCTTGACCAGCATAGATTGGGGAAAAAACATAAGAAGAACTTCGAGAAATTGCTGGCAGCAAGTGCCCCTGCTCCCAGTGCTTCAGCAGTATCAAATGGTCCACTTATTGGTCCACTAGAAAACCCTAATAAAAGCACAGACAAGCAAAATAGTAAAAAGAAAGCAGCAGAACCAGTTGAGGACTTGGAGACCAAGAGAAGGAAAATTGTTCAAGGTGGAGCAGCAGTGGAGGCTGTTAGAACATGTGGAGTTTGTAATGTGGTGTGCAATAGTGATACAGTCTTCAAATACCATATTGCAGGACAAAAGCATGCTGCTATGCTGAAAAAACTTGCAGCCGGATTAGGCTTGGCGACTGCACCACCCTAA